The stretch of DNA GAAAAATACAATGAAAATGGAAAGATAATAGCTGAAGTCTATAGAAGATATAACTCAGTTTTTAAAAATAATAATGCTATGGATTTTTCTGATATTTTAGTTAATACAGATAGATTATTAGATATTCCAGATATTCTTGATAAAGTTCAAGATAAATTTAGATATATTATGGTTGATGAATACCAAGATACAAACAATATACAATATAAAATAGTTAATAAAATAGCAAAAAAATATGGAAATATCTGTGTAGTTGGAGATGAAAATCAAAGTATTTATGGATTTAGAGGAGCCAATATTCAAAACATTTTAAATTTTGAAAAAGATTATCCAGATGCTACTGTAGTTAAATTAGAAGAAAACTACCGTTCTACATCTGTTATCCTAGATGCTGCTAACTCAGTTATTAGAAACAACTCTAGTGCAAGGGATAAAAAACTTTGGACTAAAAAAACAGTGGGAGAAAAAATTACTGTTGAGAGATGTGCTGATGGTAGAGAGGAAGCAAGTTTTGTAATTGGTGAAATTATTAAGGGAAAAGCTAAAGGAGCTAAATATAAAGATTTTACAATTCTATATAGAACTAATGCTCAATCAAGAATGTTTGAAGAGAAACTTTTACGTGAAAATATTCCATATAAGATTTTTGGTGGAATGCAATTCTACCAAAGAGCTGAAATCAAAGATATAGTGGCTTATTTGGCTGTTATTAATAATACAACTGATAACCTTAATCTTGCAAGAATTTTAAATGTTCCAAAAAGAAAGATCGGAGATAAAACTTTTGAAAAAATAGAGGAATTCGCTAAAGAGCAAAATCTATCTCTTTTTGAGGCTTTAGGTAAAGCAGATGATATATCTGGACTTAGTGCAAATTTAAAAATAACTATATTAGATTTTTATAAAATGATGAAAGAGTTCATTGAAATCAGTGAGGGAACTCCAGTCTCTGAACTTTTTGATACAATAGTTAGAGAGATAAAATATAGTGACTATCTAATAGCTAACTATGAAGATTATGAAACAAGAAAAGAGAATATAGATGAGTTAAAAAATTCTATTATTGAGTTAGAAAAAGTTATTGAGACACTTACTTTAAGAGAATATCTTGAAAATATATCATTAGTTAGTGCTACAGATAATCTTGAAGATGAAAAGGATTATGTAAAATTGATGACTATACACAACTCCAAAGGATTAGAGTTTCCTACTGTATTTGTTGTAGGAGTAGAAGAGGGCCTATTCCCTAGTAATAGAGCTGACTTTGATAACAACGAACTAGAAGAAGAAAGAAGATTATGTTATGTAGCTATAACTAGAGCTGAAGACAAACTTTATATGACCTATGCTAAAAGTAGAATGATGTTTGGTAATGATGACTGGTATAGAGAGCCTTCAAGATTTTTAAATGAAATTCCTAAAGAATTGATAGAGAAAGCTAATACTATCATTGAATATATCCCTAAAAATGAAAAGGGTAGCTTCATTACAGAAAGAGCCTTCAAAAAAATGATAACAATTGAGGATTTAAATAAGACTGCTCAAAATTTCCCATACTCTATTGGTGAAAAAGTTATGCATAAAAAATTTGGACTTGGGGTAGTAAAATCTGTAAATGATAAGAAAGTTGAAATAAACTTTGTAGATGGAAAAAGAGAGATAGCTATGGCAGTAGCTGAAAAATTTCTTACAAAGTGTTAGGAGGTAGGTATGAAAAGAAAAACTATAGCTAAAGAGATTGAATATATCGGAATTGGACTTCATAAAGGTGAAAATATAAAAATGAGATTACTTCCTAGTGAAAATGGAATAATCTTTAAAAGAGTTGATTTAGAAGAGGGAAAAAATGAGATTACACTAGATATAGCTAATACTTTTGATTTAACTCGTGGTACTAATTTACAGAATGAGTATGGGGCAAAAGTACATACAATAGAACATTTTTTATCTGCTCTTTATGCTTTAGATATCACTGACTTAACAGTTGAGCTAGATGGTAATGAGCTTCCTATCTGTGATGGAAGTGCAAAAATATTTATTGATATTTTTGAAGAAGCTGGATTAAGAGAGTTAGATATGGATATTGAGCCTTTAGTAGTGAAAGAGCCTATTTACTTAACAATAGGAGAAAAAAATATTGTAGCTCTTCCCTATGATGGCTATAAACTGACTTATGCTATAAGATTTGAACACTCATTTTTAAAATCACAACTAGCAGAATTTGAAGTAAATTTAGAAAATTATAAAAAAGAGATTGCTTCTGCAAGGACTTTTGGATTTGATTATGAGATTGAATACTTAAAGAAAAATAATCTTGCTTTAGGTGGAACTCTTGACAATGCTATTGTAGTAAAAAAAGATGGTGTTTTAAACCCAGATGGTCTCAGATTTGAAGATGAGTTTGTAAGACATAAAATGCTTGATATAATAGGTGATTTAAAAATATTAAATAGACCAATAAAAGCACATATCATAGCTATAAAAGCTGGACATGCTTTAGATATAGAGTTTGCAAAATTATTAAAAAACATGTAAAATATAGATAATACTATTTGAGGAGGAAAACAGAATGTTAAATACTTTAGAAATAATGGAAAGAATACCACATAGATATCCATTTTTATTAGTGGATAGAATCATTGAGGTAAATAAAGAGGAGCAAAAAATAAGAGGTCTTAAAAATGTTACTATAAATGAAGAGTTCTTTAATGGACACTTCCCTGGACACCCAATTATGCCAGGAGTATTAATAGTAGAGGGAATGGCTCAATGTTTAGGTGTACTTGTTATGGAAGGACTTGAAGGAAAAGTTCCTTACTTTGTTGGAGTAGAAAGTGCTAAGTTTAAAAGCCCTATAAGACCTGGAGACCAAATAATATATGAAGTTGAAGTAGAAAAAATCAAAAGAAACTTTGTAAAAGCTCATGGAAAAGCTTTAGTAGATGGAAATGTTGCTTGTGAAGCAAGCTTTACTTTCTGTATAGCAGATAAATAAGAGATGGGAGGCAATTATGATAGATATTCATAATACTGCTATAATTGAAGAGGGTGCTATCATAGAAGATGGAGTTAAAATAGGTCCATACTGTATAATTGGTAAGGATGTAAAAATTGGAAAAAATACTACAATTCAATCTCATGTTGTAATAGAGGGTATTACTGAAATTGGAGAAAACAATACTATTTACTCTTTTGCTTCTATTGGAAAAGCATCTCAAGATTTAAAATATAAAGGTGAACCAACTAAAACTATTATTGGAAATAATAATACAATCAGAGAGTTTGTTACTATTCATAGAGGTACTGATCATAGATGGGAAACAAGAATAGGAAATGGAAATCTTATTATGTCTTATGTTCATGTAGCTCATGATGTTATCATAGGAGATGGTTGTATCTTTTCAAATAATGCTACATTAGCTGGACACGTAGTAGTTGATAGTTACGCAATAGTTGGTGGACTAACTCCTGTACACCAATTCTGTAGAATAGGTTCGTATTCTATGACTGGAGGAGCTAGTGCTGTAAACCAAGATATCTGTCCTTTTATACTAGCTGAAGGAAATAAAGCTATTCCTAGAGGACTTAATAGTGTTGGACTTAGAAGAAGAGGTTTTACAGATGAAGAGATAAGCAGACTTAAAAAAGCTTATAAAATAGTTTTTAGAAGTGGATTATCCCTAAAAGATGCCTTAGCACAGATTGAGGCTGAAATAGAACTTGATAAAAATGTATCATACTTTGTAGACTTTATAAAAAATAGTGATAGAGGTATAGCTAGATAATGAAAAAAATAGGTATAATAGTTGGTAATGGAAAATTACCCCTCTATTTTCTTGAAGAGGCTGAAAAACAAAATATAGAAGTTTTTCCCTTAGGACTATTTGATACTATAGATGATAAAATAAAAGCTCATAAAAATTTTATAGCTTTTAATATTGGAGAGGTAGGAAGTATTGTTAAATACTTCCTTCTCAATAGTATTACAGAGATAGTTATGTTGGGAAAGGTAGAAAAAGATATAATATTTAAAAATATAAAATTTGATAGATATGGAGAGGAACTTCTGAAAAGATTACCAGATAGAAAAGATGAAACTCTCCTTTTTGCAGTTATAGCATTTTTTAGATTAAATGGAATAAAGGTTCTTCCTCAAAATCATTTACTAAAAAATTTTATGTTTCAACAGGAGTGTTATACAAATATTAAACCTAGTGAAGAGGATAAAAAGACTATAAAAATAGGTATAGAAGCTGCTAAGGCTCTAAGTGAAGTAGATGCTGGACAAACTGTTGTTTGTAAAGACTCATCTGTTGTTGCATTAGAAGGAATTGAAGGAACTGATAAAACAATAAAAAGAGCTGGAGAGCTTGCTGGTAAAGGTTGTATCATTGTAAAAATGTCTAGACCTCAACAGGATATGAGAGTTGATATACCAGCTGTAGGAATAGAAACAATAAAAAGAGCTATAGAGATAGGAGCTAAAGGAATTGTTGGAGAAGCAGGTAGAATGCTTTTTCTAAATAGAGATGAAGCTATAAAATTAGCAGAAGAAAACTCTCTATTTATCCTTGGAATAAAAGTTTGATAGGAGATTATTATGAAATTTTTTGTATCAACTGGAGAGGTTTCTGGAGACTTACATCTTTCCTACTTAGTAGAAGCTATTAATAAAAAATATAAAGATGTTAAGTTTTATGGAGTTGCAGGTAAACATAGTAAAAGTGCTGGAGTAGAAGTTATCCAAGATATTAATGAACTTGCAATTATGGGATTTACTGAAGTGTTGAAAAAATATAGTTTTCTTAAAAAGAAAGCTAATGAGTATATAGATTTTATAAAAAAAGAGAATATAAAAAAGGTTATTCTTGTTGATTATGGTGGATTTAATTTAAAGTTTTTAGAACTTTTAAAAAAAGAGATACCAAATATTGAAGTTTTTTACTATATTCCTCCTAAATTATGGATTTGGGGAGAAAAAAGAATAAAAAAATTAGTCAAAGCTGACCATATTATGGTTATCTTTCCTTGGGAAGTTGAATTTTATAAAAAACATGGAGTAGATGCAATATATTTTGGTAATCCCTTTGTGGATAAATATATTGTAGAAAAAAGAGAGGAAGAGTATATACTCCTTTTACCTGGAAGTAGAAAACAAGAGATAAAAACTCTTCTTCCAATTATGTTAGAATTAGTTAAAGAGAGTAAAGAAAGTAAGTTCTTACTAAAACTTTCTAGTGAAGAGCATTTAAAGTGGATATCTGAAAATCTATGTGAATATCCTAATCTCTATTTAGAGTTTGAAAAAAAGCTTCCAGAGTGTGTTAAAAACTCCAAAGTTGCAATAGCTGCTTCTGGAACTGTAACTTTAGAGTTAGCTCTTATGGGACTTCCTACAATAGTGATATATAAAACTGGATTTATCAATGCTTTTATCGCTAGACATATTTTAAAAATTGGTTTTGTTTCTCTTCCAAATCTTACTTTGGATAGAGAGGTATTTCCAGAACTTCTACAAGAGAGATGTAATGTAGAGGAGATAAAAAAATATCTTATTAAATTGGATAAAGAGAGAGAAAGAATAGATAGAGATATTCAAGAGGTAAGAGATAAACTTTCAGGAAAAAATGTGGTAGAAAGTTATGGAGACTTTCTTGTAAAAGGAGAGAGATGAAACTAAATATATTTAAAAATAAATCATTAAATACATTCTTAAAATATAGTTTTAAATATAAATGGGCTATGGTTGCAGTAATACTTATGTCCATATTAACTTCAACAATGGGAGCTGTACCAGCATGGCTTAGTAAGTATCTCATTGATGATGTACTTGTAAAAAAAGATCCCAAAATGATGGTTATTGTAATATCAGCTATCTTTTTATCTACAGTTGTAAAGGTGATCTCAGCTTACTATGCTAGTATTTCATCAAACTATGTAACTGAAACAATAAAAAGAGATATCAAAATTGATGTTTTTAATCATCTACAAAAACTTCCTATCTCATATTTTAGAAAAAATAAATTAGGAGATATTATGGCTAGACTTTCTGGAGATTCTTCTACATTGGGAAGAATAGGGTTTATGCTATTTGATATGTTAAAAGAGTTCATCACTGTTGTAGCTCTTATTTTTAGAATGTTTCAAGTTGATTGGTTGTTAGCATTAATATCTTTAACAGTTATGCCACTTATTATTTCAACGGTGAAGAAATATACTAAGAAAATTAGAAAATCTGGTAGAATCAGACAGGATACATCAGGAGCAGTAACTGCTTTTATTCAAGAGAGTTTATCTGGTATTTTTGTAATTAAAGCTTTCAATAATAGTGATATGATTATTGATAGATTCAAAGAGATTAGTATGGATGAATTTCAAAAGTCTTATAAAAGTACAAAGATTAAAGCCAAGGTATCACCTATAAACGAAGTTATAACTACTCTTATGGTAGTTTTAGTAGCTGCTTATGGTGGTTATCAAATCGTTGTTACAAAAACTATGTCTCCTGGAGATTTGATATCCTTTGTAACTGCTATGGGGCTTATGAGCCAACCTTTAAAAAGATTGATTTCTAAAAATAATGATGTACAAGAAGCTATCCCTTCTGCTGATAGAGTTATTGAGATATTAGATATCCCAGTTGAAGTAGATCACTGTGAACCTGAAGAGGAGTTAGGTGGAAAAATACAAAATATTAATTTTAAAAATGTTTCATTTACTTATTCTGATGGTAAAAGTAACGCCTTAAAAAATATAAATTTAGATATTGAAGCTGGAGAAGTTGTTGCCTTTGTTGGAAAGAGTGGAAGTGGAAAAACTACTATTGTAAACCTTATTCCTAGATTTTTTGAAGCTACTGAAGGAAAACTTCTTATAAATGGAAAAGATATTAAGAATATATCTCTTAAAAAATATAGAGATTTAATTGGTATTGTACCTCAAGAAAGCTTCCTTTTCTCTGGAACAATTGCTGAAAATATATCTTTTGGTAAAGAAAATGTAACTATAGATGATATAATAAAAGCTGCTAAAATGGCAAATGCTTATGAATTTATAAAAAATTTACCTGAAGGATTTGAAACAGAAGTGGGAGAGAGAGGAGTTATGCTTTCAGGAGGACAAAGACAAAGAATTGCTATTGCTAGAGCATTGATACAAAATCCTGAAATATTAATCCTTGATGAAGCCACTTCAGCACTGGATACCGAATCAGAAAGATTGGTGCAAGATGCTCTTGATAGATTAATGGTTAATAGAACTACTTTTGTAATAGCTCACAGACTTTCTACTATCATTAATGCTGATAAGATTGTTGTTATGGAAAATGGTAAAATAAAAGAGGTTGGAAGACACCAAGAGCTATTGGATAAAAATGGTCTATATAAACATTTTTATGATATCCAATTTGGAAAAGAAGTAAAACAAAGAGATGAAATGAAGATATAGGAGAGATGTATGAATATGATAAAAGAGATGATAATAGAAGCTGATATGAGGACAAGAAAACTTAGAGAAGATGGTAGAGATGTTGATGAACTTAGAGTTTTAAAAGCTACTAAAGATTTTAACCTATATGCTGAGGGATCTGTACTTATGGAATGTGGAAATACTAAAGTAATATGTACTGCTACTGTCAGTGATAAAGTTCCTCCTTTCTTAAAAAATCAAGGTAAAGGTTGGCTTACAGCTGAGTACTCTATGATACCTAGAGCAACTGGTGAAAGAAACCAAAGAGAATCTGCCAAGGGAAAATTAACTGGTAGAACTATGGAGATTCAAAGATTAATAGGAAGAACTTTAAGAACAGCTGTAGATTTAGAAAAACTAGGTGAAAGAACTATCACTATCGACTGTGATGTTATTCAAGCTGATGGTGGAACTAGAACTACTTCTATAACTGGTGGATTTATTGCCCTTGCCCTTGCTATGAAAAAACTTGTAGCTGATGGAGTGTTAGCAGAAAATCCAATCATCTCTAATGTTGCTGCTATAAGTGTTGGAATTGTAAATGGTACTCCTGTATTAGACCTTAAGTATACTGAAGATTCTGCTGCTGAAGTTGATATGAATGTTGTAATGAATGGTGAAGGAAAATTTGTTGAAGTACAGGGGACTGGTGAAGAAGCAACTTATACTAGAAAAGAGTTAAACGATATGCTCGATTTAGCTGAAAAAGGACTAAAAGAGATAATGGAGCTACAAAATAGAATAATTGAGGGATAATAGGAGTGGATACTATGAAAATATTTTTAGCTACTGGAAATAAACATAAAATTGATGAAATTAAAGCTATATTTAGTAATATTGAGAATGTAGAGATACTTTCTATAAAAGATGGAATTGAGATTCCAGAAGTTATAGAAGATGGTGAAACTTTTGAAGCTAACTCAGCTAAAAAAGCCTTAGAGATAGCAAAATTTACTGGAATGATAACTATAGCTGATGATTCTGGACTATGTGTAGATGCTCTTAATGGAGCTCCTGGGGTATATTCAGCTAGATACTCTGGAGAAAATGCTACTGATGAATCAAACAACGCTAAACTTATGGAAGTAATGAAAGATGAACCTAATAGAAAATGTCACTTTGTAAGTGTAATTACTCTTGGTAAGCCAGATGGAAGGGTATATTCTTTTAGAGGGGAGATTGAAGGAGAGTTGCTATATGAACCAAAAGGTAAAGATGGATTTGGTTATGACCCATATTTTTATGTAGCTGAGTATAAAAAATCTCTAGCTGAAATGCCAGAAATTAAAAATAAGATAAGTCATAGAGCTAATGCTTTAAAAAAATTAGAAAAAGAGTTAGCTAAAATTTTAGCGGAATAGTTACAATCTTTGTAACTACTCCGCTATTAATTTTTATTAATGGATAATTTTTTTTTAAAATAAAATACTCATGAATACTTATAAATAACTGAATAAACTCAGATATTTATATTATTATTGCTCATTTAATTAAATTTTCTAAAGCTAAATTAAGTTCTAATACATTTATTATTCCATTTTTCTCCATTTTTTTAACTAGATTAATAACCTCTTCTTTTGTAATTCTATTTACTCTAGCCACTCTTTCAACTTGAATTAAGGCTCCCTGTGTAGTAATATGTGGATCAAGTCCAGAGGCTGAAGCTGTAACCATATCTACTGGAATATCTTTTATTTCAATACTTGGATTTTCAGATAATATCTTCTCTATTCTTTCCTTTATATTTTTATTATATTCCAAATTGCTTCCTCCTAAATTACTTCCACCAGAACTTGGGATCATTTGAGCTTCTTTCAATGTTGAATATGTATTATAGTTCAAAATTGAAGCTCTTCCATGGAAATATTTATCACTTTCAAAATTTTGACCTATATATTTACTTCCTATCCCTTCTCCATTTTTTAAAATAATACTTCCATTTGCACTTTCATGGAAAAATACTTGAGCAAAACCATTTATCATATAGGTATAAATAGTTGTTATTAAAAATAATACTAATGTTATAAGTATCCCTTTTTTTAAATTTTCCATCTATATTTCCTCCTATTCTATACTCCTAGAACTCTTAATATTGGAGTAATAATTATATCTATTAATTTAATTCCTATAAATGGAGCTATTAATCCACCAATTCCATAAATAGCTAGATTTTTAAGCAACATTAATTCTGCCTTCATAGGTTTATATGCTACTCCTCTTAAGGCGATTGGTACAAGTAATGGAATTATGATAGCATTAAATATCAAAGTTGATATAATAGCAGTTGTTGGTGATGATAGTTTCATAATATTTAAAATCTCCATTTGAGGAATAGCAATTATAAATATTGCTGGTATTATTGCAAAATATTTTGCAATATCATTAGCTATACTAAATGTTGTTAAAGCTCCACGAGTTATTAAAAGTTGTTTTCCAATCTCTACAACCTCTAAAATTTTAGTTGGGTCTGAATCTAAGTCTACCATATTAGCTGCTTCTTTAGCTGCTATTGTTCCACTATTCATAGCTATTCCTACATCAGCTTGGGCTAAAGCTGGAGCATCATCTGTTCCATCTCCAGTCATAGCTACAAGTTTTCCTTGTTCCTGCTCCCTTCTAATTACTTCTATCTTATTTTCTGGTGTACATTCAGCAACAAATTCATCAATTCCAGCCTCTTTAGCTATTGTTTCAGCTGTAAGAGCATTATCTCCTGTACACATTATAGTTTTTATTCCCATTCTTCTTATATTATCAAATCTCTCTTTTAATCCTGGTTTTACTGTATCCTTTAAATAGATAACTCCTAAAACTCTATTATCCACAGCTAAAACTAATGGTGTTCCTCCTAACCTAGAAACTCTATCTACTTTTTCATCTAAATCTCTTGGTATTACACCATTTTCATTTTCTACAAATTTTTTAATTGATGAACCAGAACCTTTTCTAATCTTTCTTCCATCTTCTAAATTAACTCCACTTGTTTTTGTTTGAGCAGAAAACTCTAAAAATTCTGCTTTTGTATATTTACTTTCATCTGCAATATACCCTAATCTCTTTCCTAATTCAACTATTGAACGTCCTTCAGGAGTTAAATCTTTTAAAGATGAAATAACTGAGTACTCCATTATTTCCTCAGAAGTTACTCCTTCCACTGGAATAAATTCACTCGCCAATCTATTTCCAAATGTAACTGTCCCTGTTTTATCCAAAATTATAGTATTAATATCTCCACAATTTTCAACAGCTTTTCCAGACATAGCAATCACATTAAACTTATTAACTCTATCCATTCCTGCTATTCCTATTGCTGAAAGTAGACCTCCTATTGTTGTAGGTATTAAACACACAAGTAAAGCAATTAAAGTAGAAAGTGGAAGATGTATACCAACATAAAGCCCCATTGGAAGTAAAGTAACTATAACAACTAAAAAAATCAATGTCAAGCCAACTAATAAAGTATTTAACGCAATCTCATTTGGAGTTTTCTTTCTCTCTGCTCCCTCTACTAAGTTAATCATCTTATCTAAAAATGATTCTCCAGCTGAAACAGATATCTCTATTTTTATCTTATCACTTACTACACGTGTTCCTCCAGTTACTGCTGAAAAATCTCCTCCAGCCTCTTTAACAACTGGTGCTGATTCACCTGTTATTGCCGACTCATCTACTGAAGCTATTCCCTCTATTACAACCCCGTCATTTGGAATTATCTCTCCAGTATTTACAATTACAATATCACCTTTCTTTAATGAGCTTGCGTCAACTTGAACAGTTGTTCCATCTTCTTTCAACAGATTTGCAACTGTACTCTTTCTTGTTTTCTTTAAACTGTCTGCTTGTGCTTTTCCTCTTCCCTCAGCTATTGCTTCGGCAAAATTAGCAAAAAGAACTGTTACAAATAATATTAAACAAATTATTATATTGAATAATCTTAAATTTGCTTCTTTCTCACTAAAAATATCAGGTTTTATACTTAAAAGAAGTGTTAAGAAAAAACCTACTTCAACTATAAAAATAACTGGATTCTTCATAAGAATTTTGGGATTTAATTTTCTAAAAGCTTCTATAAATGCCTGCTTTAAAATAGTACTATCTATACTTTTTGATTTTTGTTTACTCATAATTTAATTACCTCCAAATACTTAAGTGCTCTGCAATAGGTCCTAATGCTAAAGCTGGTAAAAATGTAAGAGCACCTATTGTTAATATTATAAATATTAACACCAATGAAAATATTATATTATCTGTTCTGAAACTTGTCTCAGTTGTAGGTACAACTTTTTTCTTATAAAAAGAGTATCCAACGATTGTCATTAATACCATATTTACATATCTTCCTAAGAGAATAACTATTCCTGTCATAATATTCCAAAAAGAAGTATTATCTTTTAACCCTTCAAATCCAGAACCATTGTTAGCTGCACTTGATACATATTCATACAATACCTGAGTTATTCCGTGAAAACCTGCAGTTGATATCCCCTCATATCCATATCTCACCATCAATGATATCGCACTTGGTAATAATATAATTAATGGATGTAATAGTATTAAAAATGTTATAATTTGAATCTCTTTAGCCTCAACTTTTTTACCAAAAAATTCTGGAGTTCTTCCTACCATTAGTCCACATAAAAATACTCCTAAAATCATATACATTAGTATATTTATAAATCCAACTCCCTTACCACCGAAAATACAGTTAAGCATCATATTTCCTAGTGCAAACATACCGGCTAATGGTGTAAGTGAATCATGCATATTATTTATGCTTCCTGTTGTAAATGAAGTTGTTATATTAGTAAATAGTGTAGAAGCAAATAATCCAAACCTTACTTCTTTTCCCTCCATATTTATTCCTGATATCCCTAATTCTTTTAAAATTGGTGTTCCTTGTTTTTCAAAATGATATATCATAAAGAATGATAATATAAATAAAATAAATACAGAGATAAAAATATACCAACCTTGCTTTTTATTTTTAGCTACAATTCCAAAAGCTATTATTGTTGCCCCTGGAAATACCATCATAGATAACATCTCTATATAGTTAGACCATATTGAAATATTTTCAAATGGATGAGCAGAGTTAGCTGTGAATAATCCTCCTCCATTATTTCCTAAATGCTTTATTGCTTGCCATGCTGCTACAGGTCCTAAAGCTATGGCTTGATATTTTCCTTCTAAAGTTCTTACTATTACTTGATTATCAAATGTTTGAGGTAAGCCACAAATTACTAAAAGTATTGCCACTACTAATGAGATAGGAAGTAATAATCTTATAACCACCTTCACTAAATCCTCATAAAAGTTACCAAGCTTAATTCCCATAATTCCTCTTATTACAGCCATACAAATTACCATCCCAGTTGCTGCTGAGGTAAACATAAGGTTTATCAATATCAATCTTGAAATAGTACTATTTAAGACCTCGCCAGAATAGTGTTGTAAATTTGTATTTGTTATAAAACTTATTGCTGTGTTAAAAGCTAGAGACAGAGAATCACCTTGTATATATAAAATTATATATGTAAAGATAAACATAATAAAATTAACACTTAAAAATGATACAATATAGCTCTTCAGTCCCATATTTTCATTTTTACATTTTAATAATTTAAAAATTGGAACCTCTATAGTTGTAAATAATCTTTCTCCTAATGTTTTTTCATGTGCTATTAGCTTAGATAGATACTTTCCGATTGGAACTATTAAAATAATGAACGCACATAAAAAAAGTATTAAACTTAATAAATTCATAATAAAATTTCCTCCTTAAAATTTATCTGGATTGAATAGTGCATAAATTAAATAAATAAAAAGTAAAAATACAATAATTCCTAAAATTAACATTTCTCCCTCCTAAATTATT from Candidatus Fusobacterium pullicola encodes:
- the kdpA gene encoding potassium-transporting ATPase subunit A, with translation MNLLSLILFLCAFIILIVPIGKYLSKLIAHEKTLGERLFTTIEVPIFKLLKCKNENMGLKSYIVSFLSVNFIMFIFTYIILYIQGDSLSLAFNTAISFITNTNLQHYSGEVLNSTISRLILINLMFTSAATGMVICMAVIRGIMGIKLGNFYEDLVKVVIRLLLPISLVVAILLVICGLPQTFDNQVIVRTLEGKYQAIALGPVAAWQAIKHLGNNGGGLFTANSAHPFENISIWSNYIEMLSMMVFPGATIIAFGIVAKNKKQGWYIFISVFILFILSFFMIYHFEKQGTPILKELGISGINMEGKEVRFGLFASTLFTNITTSFTTGSINNMHDSLTPLAGMFALGNMMLNCIFGGKGVGFINILMYMILGVFLCGLMVGRTPEFFGKKVEAKEIQIITFLILLHPLIILLPSAISLMVRYGYEGISTAGFHGITQVLYEYVSSAANNGSGFEGLKDNTSFWNIMTGIVILLGRYVNMVLMTIVGYSFYKKKVVPTTETSFRTDNIIFSLVLIFIILTIGALTFLPALALGPIAEHLSIWR
- the kdpF gene encoding K(+)-transporting ATPase subunit F, translated to MLILGIIVFLLFIYLIYALFNPDKF